Proteins encoded by one window of Candidatus Thermoplasmatota archaeon:
- a CDS encoding NYN domain-containing protein, protein MTKKEKRYIEKGVDIALATDMLSLGFTKSYDVGVLVAGDLDYIKTIEALKKQGIIIEIACFKSAASGELIRCADRYIELDKIATEIKK, encoded by the coding sequence TTGACTAAAAAGGAAAAAAGGTATATAGAAAAGGGAGTTGATATTGCGCTAGCGACAGATATGCTCTCACTCGGTTTTACCAAATCTTATGATGTTGGAGTGTTGGTAGCTGGAGATCTTGATTACATAAAAACGATCGAAGCACTTAAAAAACAGGGAATAATAATTGAAATTGCTTGCTTTAAATCAGCGGCATCTGGAGAACTAATAAGATGTGCTGACAGATATATTGAATTGGACAAAATTGCTACAGAAATAAAAAAATAA
- a CDS encoding RNA 2'-phosphotransferase: protein MLAECTEHGCYRGEKCPMCGEKGKFFMNDREIKKLSGTMAGILRHFPEQFGLEMDEHGWVEIEDMVNAIKNTRMNFHWLRKKHILAMVETDEKGRYQVRHEKVRATYAHTVEIDLSDLPFAEADELFYPVTEEEAEIVMEQGLFPTDRTKVHLSESKEKAIEAGKVRTSNPVILRIDAATARKDGMEIRKAGKDVCISDEIDVKYISRVE, encoded by the coding sequence ATGTTGGCTGAATGTACTGAGCATGGTTGTTATAGGGGCGAAAAATGCCCCATGTGCGGGGAAAAAGGAAAGTTTTTTATGAATGACCGAGAAATAAAAAAACTGAGCGGCACAATGGCTGGAATACTGAGACACTTCCCGGAACAATTTGGTTTGGAAATGGATGAGCATGGATGGGTTGAAATAGAAGATATGGTGAACGCTATAAAAAACACGAGAATGAACTTTCACTGGCTGAGAAAAAAGCATATACTGGCAATGGTGGAAACGGATGAAAAGGGAAGATACCAGGTAAGACATGAAAAGGTAAGGGCAACCTATGCCCATACAGTGGAGATAGATCTGTCAGACCTGCCCTTTGCCGAAGCAGACGAACTTTTTTATCCTGTCACAGAAGAAGAGGCAGAGATTGTGATGGAACAGGGGCTTTTTCCCACCGACAGAACCAAAGTTCATTTGAGCGAAAGCAAGGAGAAAGCAATAGAAGCGGGAAAAGTAAGAACGTCAAATCCGGTTATACTGAGAATAGACGCTGCCACCGCAAGGAAAGATGGAATGGAGATAAGAAAGGCGGGCAAGGATGTGTGCATATCAGATGAAATAGACGTAAAGTACATATCGAGGGTGGAGTAA
- the mptA gene encoding GTP cyclohydrolase MptA, with the protein MGLPDVQSWRPRSSFKLTRVGIKGIKKQVYIRRPHRTVQLTVDMNVFVDLPASKKGSDLSRNSEVMENTVEQSVREPSSSLEALCGEIAKRLLQKHEYATRSEVHAHADYFLDKFTPGKRKTMEPYKIMSEVVATKDGNMRKFIGVEVMGMTACPCAMETIRKAYGKDLKMTHNQRCISTLIMESRGNVDADDLIDIAEASMSSPTYEILKRADEKEVVVHAHENPKFVEDVVRDILTNVLEKYHNLPDDIEIVARSESLESIHKHNAFAERKTTLGELKK; encoded by the coding sequence ATGGGTTTGCCTGACGTGCAATCGTGGAGACCTCGATCAAGTTTTAAGCTGACGAGAGTAGGCATAAAAGGAATTAAAAAGCAGGTGTATATAAGACGCCCCCACAGGACGGTTCAGCTGACGGTTGACATGAACGTATTCGTTGATCTGCCGGCGTCCAAAAAAGGCAGCGATTTATCAAGAAATTCAGAGGTTATGGAGAATACAGTGGAACAATCTGTGAGGGAGCCTTCGTCCAGCCTCGAGGCATTATGCGGTGAAATAGCCAAAAGGCTGCTGCAAAAGCATGAATATGCCACACGCTCCGAAGTACATGCACATGCAGATTATTTTCTGGATAAGTTCACCCCTGGAAAAAGAAAAACGATGGAACCCTACAAAATAATGTCGGAAGTTGTTGCCACCAAAGATGGAAACATGCGAAAATTTATTGGTGTTGAGGTGATGGGGATGACCGCCTGCCCCTGTGCTATGGAAACAATAAGGAAGGCATATGGGAAAGATTTGAAAATGACACATAATCAAAGGTGTATATCAACGCTTATAATGGAAAGCAGAGGAAATGTGGATGCTGACGATCTCATAGATATAGCAGAGGCATCGATGAGCTCGCCCACATATGAAATCCTTAAAAGAGCCGACGAAAAGGAAGTTGTTGTTCATGCCCATGAAAATCCAAAATTTGTTGAGGATGTTGTGAGAGATATCCTTACAAACGTTCTGGAAAAATATCACAATTTGCCCGACGATATTGAAATTGTAGCAAGAAGCGAAAGCTTGGAATCGATTCACAAACATAATGCATTTGCTGAAAGAAAAACAACGTTAGGAGAGTTAAAAAAGTAG